The following coding sequences lie in one Silvanigrella aquatica genomic window:
- a CDS encoding biosynthetic peptidoglycan transglycosylase, whose amino-acid sequence MRLFSFYFWLFQFPLWTFLIFLVWFTPWVFLLYSGILIYFPYKEDGTSRYLRVTGPVTGTLLNNWASSKDIPRSCQVALVASEDARFYDHNGVDFQSLRKNLSENKKSRKIKRGGSTITQQLVKNAFLSRNKNYIRKTREVLGALALDAIMTKEKQIEWYFNVVEFGPNLYGIEEASQRYFKVNTKKLTPAQCVALVAILPSPKKWNQSLEKKILTQFFVQRYKKISINIVNMGLLSKKDLLLVQNMNLGFSSQTTSTTQLPTKQKKIVPQEAPLAPSNESLDDEENDDDFSGEETL is encoded by the coding sequence ATGAGACTTTTCTCTTTTTATTTTTGGCTATTTCAATTTCCATTATGGACTTTTCTTATTTTTTTAGTCTGGTTTACTCCTTGGGTTTTTTTGTTATATTCGGGAATACTGATTTATTTTCCATATAAAGAAGATGGCACTTCGCGATATCTTCGCGTTACAGGACCCGTAACTGGTACTTTATTAAACAATTGGGCGAGTTCTAAGGACATTCCTCGCAGTTGCCAAGTGGCCTTGGTAGCATCAGAGGATGCTCGTTTTTATGATCACAATGGTGTTGATTTTCAAAGTTTACGAAAAAATCTTTCCGAAAATAAAAAAAGTCGTAAAATTAAACGTGGTGGTAGTACTATAACTCAACAGCTTGTAAAAAATGCTTTTTTATCCAGAAACAAAAATTACATAAGGAAAACAAGAGAAGTTTTAGGGGCTTTAGCTCTTGATGCCATTATGACAAAAGAAAAACAAATTGAATGGTATTTTAATGTTGTTGAATTTGGTCCTAATTTATATGGTATTGAAGAGGCTTCTCAGAGATATTTTAAGGTAAATACTAAAAAATTAACCCCTGCACAATGTGTGGCACTTGTCGCCATTTTGCCTTCACCTAAAAAATGGAATCAAAGTTTAGAAAAAAAAATATTAACCCAGTTTTTTGTGCAGAGATATAAAAAAATATCTATAAATATAGTAAATATGGGTTTATTATCTAAAAAAGATTTATTATTAGTTCAAAATATGAATTTAGGTTTTTCCTCACAAACAACTTCAACAACTCAATTGCCTACAAAACAAAAGAAAATAGTGCCTCAGGAAGCTCCTTTGGCGCCTTCAAATGAGAGTCTTGATGATGAAGAAAATGATGATGATTTTTCAGGAGAGGAAACTTTATAA